The Colletes latitarsis isolate SP2378_abdomen chromosome 1, iyColLati1, whole genome shotgun sequence genome has a segment encoding these proteins:
- the Eps-15 gene encoding epidermal growth factor receptor pathway substrate 15 isoform X1: MAALPSPTQVAGSHTVIYEAYYNQVDPNGYGRIGAMEAARFLKRSQLSDVLLSQIWDMADPQSRGSLDKSGLFVALKLCALAQAGRDLSMSNLSMELPPPKMGDIPIISQKNVVNSLPVITSVNNGDWSIKPSERAKYDQLFDSLQPTNGYIPGNKVKGVLMDSKLPFDTLGTIWDLADMDKDGMLDRHEFVVAMHLVYKALEKYAIPSVLPPELMPPGKRKDITIPVSKSPAPIGMTTVPPPIPPLPNVSTVKSMAGLDISKMNVQWVVSSEEQIAADKLFLQADLDMDGYVSGIEIKDVFLQSGLPQIVLADIWGLCDTCQSGKLNKEQFALAMWLIKQKLRGVDPPASLTPDMIPPSMRKPSDTVVENNNISGYSNPELDMISKDIAELVRERQSMEQDIAQKEADIKIKRGEIKSLQSELDTLAATLKQLENQKGEAQKRLNDLKAQKAEVDKDLSEVEQKILEEQKKNKVQDEDNLQNKNVDKLRQQAEEQESVLRTQEEELNFKRQELEGLRQEEQQLEQQQNKSRDQLNELTKNLQDTQLQICQAKAKITHLQEQQRQMSDAIALYDSALAAGDATLVPDTSLQFNPEIEDLEYETTPSNVDNTKEQRADSFSNANGTATLDGFEEDPFASNKAQEAFSASTPDPFGSAFPSQPASGGFTSDPFSAFNNSNVTKQDPFDPFGDGKKPEIKSTTATTATKDPFGDDPFANLHAPPRPESPSPALPPKKAKQPPPRPAPPRPSQGPTGPLRAAPAPPTPSPTPDPFANSNSDPFSAQQGINDNNNSGFTSSTGFADFANFDSKPEPTLNRTTPPRPTSRAHTISMVTPKLPDFTEDPFRDYRYADPFNIADPFADDAEDFNANKNNEMGKVDPFSYGTSSTLSRKNSFTKGFDTDFSNTFPLAKNKIEKDNAKFDADFVKAFSDDNRNIKAIESDAFPNTKTKTVDIDEAFSTKSEKSARRQVQDLSQNKSKSSFNDKKSKTDLGKSWNGNNAPLALTEEEQVVWASQQSLKSEEERRRRKQQEEVELALALELSKQEKSGKL, translated from the exons GTGGCTGGAAGCCATACTGTTATATATGAAGCCTATTATAATCAG GTTGATCCAAATGGGTATGGACGAATCGGTGCAATGGAAGCTGCGAGATTTCTTAAGAGATCCCAGCTGAGTGATGTACTCTTAAGTCAAATATGGGATATGGCAGATCCACAATCACGAGGATCCTTAGATAAATCTGGTCTTTTTGTTGCTTTGAAACTATGTGCATTGGCACAAGCAGGAAGAGATCTTAGTATGTCAAATTTAAGTATGGAATTGCCTCCTCCAAAGATG GGTGATATCCCTATAATATCTCAGAAAAATGTAGTTAATAGTTTACCAGTAATAACATCTGTCAATAATGGAGATTGGTCTATTAAACCTTCGGAGAGAGCAAAATATGATCAACTTTTTGATAGTTTGCAACCTACAAATGGATACATACCAGGGAATAAAGTTAAAGGTGTTCTTATGGATAGCAAACTTCCTTTTGATACCCTTGGAACGATTTGGGACCTTGCAGATATGGATAAGGATGGTATGCTGGATAGACATGAATTTGTTGTT GCAATGCATCTAGTATATAAAGCtttagagaaatatgcgataccaAGTGTACTTCCACCAGAATTAATGCCACCTGGTAAAAGAAAAGACATTACCATACCAGTATCGAAATCTCCTGCACCTATAGGAATGACAACAGTTCCACCACCTATACCACCTTTACCTAACGTGTCCACTGTGAAGAGTATGGCTGGTCTGGACATATCAAAG atgaacgTGCAGTGGGTAGTTTCTTCCGAAGAACAAATAGCGGCGGATAAATTGTTTTTGCAAGCTGATCTAGACATGGATGGATATGTCTCAGGTATTGAAATCAAAGATGTCTTCCTTCAAAGTGGACTTCCACAGATTGTATTGGCTGAtatatg GGGTCTTTGTGACACATGTCAAAGTGGAAAGTTAAATAAAGAACAGTTTGCTTTAGCTATGTGGCTTATTAAGCAGAAGCTTAGAGGTGTTGATCCGCCTGCAAGTTTGACTCCTGACATGATACCACCTTCTATGCGAAAACCATCTGATACTGTTGTG GAAAACAACAATATATCTGGTTATTCAAATCCGGAATTAGATATGATAAGTAAAGATATAGCAGAACTTGTGAGAGAAAGGCAGAGTATGGAACAAGATATAGCACAAAAAGAAGCAGATATCAAGATAAAACGAGGTGAAATTAAGAGCCTGCAGAGTGAATTAGATACACTTGCTGCTACTTTAAAACAACTCGAAAATCAGAAGGGCGAAGCGCAAAAGCGACTAAATGACTTGAAGGCTCAG AAGGCTGAAGTAGATAAAGATTTGAGTGAGGTCGAGCAGAAGATTCTTGAGGAACAAAAAAAG AACAAGGTACAAGATGAAGACAACttgcaaaataaaaat GTTGACAAATTGCGTCAACAAGCAGAGGAGCAAGAATCAGTGTTGCGCACTCAAGAAGAAGAACTGAATTTCAAACGCCAAGAACTAGAAGGCTTGCGACAAGAGGAACAACAGTTAGAACAGCAACAAAACAAAAGCAGGGACCAACTAAACGAACTCACTAAAAATTTGCAGGATACTCAGTTGCAAATTTGTCAAGCAAAAGCAAAAATCACTCATTTGCAAGAACAGCAACGTCAGATGAGTGATGCAATTGCACTTTATGACTCTGCACTTGCTGCAGGGGATGCCACTCTTGTACCTGATACTAGTCTGCAATTTAATCCTGAAATTGAAGATTTAGA GTATGAAACAACCCCAAGCAACGTGGATAACACAAAAGAACAGAGAGCAGATTCATTCTCTAATGCAAACGGAACAGCAACACTAGACGGATTTGAGGAAGATCCTTTTGCTTCAAATAAAGCTCAAGAAGCATTTAGCGCATCAACACCAGATCCATTTGGAAGTGCATTTCCATCTCAACCTGCGTct GGTGGATTCACATCAGATCCATTTAGTGCATTTAATAATAGTAATGTTACAAAGCAGGATCCTTTTGATCCATTCGGGGATGGAAAAAAGCCTGAAATTAAATCTACAACTGCAACAACA GCAACAAAAGATCCATTTGGGGATGATCCATTTGCGAATCTTCACGCTCCACCTCGTCCAGAAAGTCCTAGTCCTGCTCTTCCTCCTAAAAAAGCAAAGCAACCACCACCACGCCCAGCACCTCCGCGACCTTCTCAAGGACCTACTGGTCCTTTAAGAGCAGCACCAGCACCTCCTACTCCTTCTCCTACTCCAGATCCTTTTGCAAATTCTAATTCCGATCCTTTTTCTGCTCAACAAGGaattaatgataataataacagtGGTTTCACTTCATCTACTGGATTCGCTGATTTTGCAAATTTTGACTCCAAG CCGGAACCAACACTGAATCGAACGACACCACCCAGACCAACGAGCAGAGCACACACGATATCGATGGTAACTCCAAAGCTGCCGGACTTCACGGAAGATCCCTTTAGGGATTATCGATACGCAGATCCTTTTAACATAGCAGATCCCTTCGCCGATGATGCAGAAGACTTCAACGCGAACAAGAATAACGAAATGGGTAAGGTGGATCCATTTAGTTATGGAACGTCTTCGACACTTTCTCGCAAGAACTCTTTCACAAAAGGCTTTGACACTGACTTCTCCAACACTTTTCCTCTTGctaagaataaaattgaaaaggaCAATGCTAAATTCGATGCTGACTTCGTGAAAGCGTTCTCAGATGACAACAGAAATATAAAGGCTATCGAATCTGATGCTTTTCCTAATACTAAGACAAAGACAGTCGATATAGATGAAGCATTTTCAACAAAAAGTGAAAAGTCTGCTCGAAGACAGGTACAAGACTTATCGCAAAACAAATCTAAAAGTAGTTTCAATGATAAAAAGTCGAAAACCGATCTCGGCAAAAGTTGGAATGGCAACAATGCACCTTTAGCGCTAACTGAAGAGGAACAAGTTGTCTGGGCGTCTCAGCAAAGCTTGAAGTCTGAGGAAGAAAGACGTAGACGCAAACAACAGGAAGAAGTAGAATTAGCTCTCGCGCTTGAATTGAGTAAACAAGAAAAATCCGGCAAATTGTAG
- the Eps-15 gene encoding epidermal growth factor receptor pathway substrate 15 isoform X2, producing MAALPSPTQVAGSHTVIYEAYYNQVDPNGYGRIGAMEAARFLKRSQLSDVLLSQIWDMADPQSRGSLDKSGLFVALKLCALAQAGRDLSMSNLSMELPPPKMGDIPIISQKNVVNSLPVITSVNNGDWSIKPSERAKYDQLFDSLQPTNGYIPGNKVKGVLMDSKLPFDTLGTIWDLADMDKDGMLDRHEFVVAMHLVYKALEKYAIPSVLPPELMPPGKRKDITIPVSKSPAPIGMTTVPPPIPPLPNVSTVKSMAGLDISKMNVQWVVSSEEQIAADKLFLQADLDMDGYVSGIEIKDVFLQSGLPQIVLADIWGLCDTCQSGKLNKEQFALAMWLIKQKLRGVDPPASLTPDMIPPSMRKPSDTVVENNNISGYSNPELDMISKDIAELVRERQSMEQDIAQKEADIKIKRGEIKSLQSELDTLAATLKQLENQKGEAQKRLNDLKAQKAEVDKDLSEVEQKILEEQKKVDKLRQQAEEQESVLRTQEEELNFKRQELEGLRQEEQQLEQQQNKSRDQLNELTKNLQDTQLQICQAKAKITHLQEQQRQMSDAIALYDSALAAGDATLVPDTSLQFNPEIEDLEYETTPSNVDNTKEQRADSFSNANGTATLDGFEEDPFASNKAQEAFSASTPDPFGSAFPSQPASGGFTSDPFSAFNNSNVTKQDPFDPFGDGKKPEIKSTTATTATKDPFGDDPFANLHAPPRPESPSPALPPKKAKQPPPRPAPPRPSQGPTGPLRAAPAPPTPSPTPDPFANSNSDPFSAQQGINDNNNSGFTSSTGFADFANFDSKPEPTLNRTTPPRPTSRAHTISMVTPKLPDFTEDPFRDYRYADPFNIADPFADDAEDFNANKNNEMGKVDPFSYGTSSTLSRKNSFTKGFDTDFSNTFPLAKNKIEKDNAKFDADFVKAFSDDNRNIKAIESDAFPNTKTKTVDIDEAFSTKSEKSARRQVQDLSQNKSKSSFNDKKSKTDLGKSWNGNNAPLALTEEEQVVWASQQSLKSEEERRRRKQQEEVELALALELSKQEKSGKL from the exons GTGGCTGGAAGCCATACTGTTATATATGAAGCCTATTATAATCAG GTTGATCCAAATGGGTATGGACGAATCGGTGCAATGGAAGCTGCGAGATTTCTTAAGAGATCCCAGCTGAGTGATGTACTCTTAAGTCAAATATGGGATATGGCAGATCCACAATCACGAGGATCCTTAGATAAATCTGGTCTTTTTGTTGCTTTGAAACTATGTGCATTGGCACAAGCAGGAAGAGATCTTAGTATGTCAAATTTAAGTATGGAATTGCCTCCTCCAAAGATG GGTGATATCCCTATAATATCTCAGAAAAATGTAGTTAATAGTTTACCAGTAATAACATCTGTCAATAATGGAGATTGGTCTATTAAACCTTCGGAGAGAGCAAAATATGATCAACTTTTTGATAGTTTGCAACCTACAAATGGATACATACCAGGGAATAAAGTTAAAGGTGTTCTTATGGATAGCAAACTTCCTTTTGATACCCTTGGAACGATTTGGGACCTTGCAGATATGGATAAGGATGGTATGCTGGATAGACATGAATTTGTTGTT GCAATGCATCTAGTATATAAAGCtttagagaaatatgcgataccaAGTGTACTTCCACCAGAATTAATGCCACCTGGTAAAAGAAAAGACATTACCATACCAGTATCGAAATCTCCTGCACCTATAGGAATGACAACAGTTCCACCACCTATACCACCTTTACCTAACGTGTCCACTGTGAAGAGTATGGCTGGTCTGGACATATCAAAG atgaacgTGCAGTGGGTAGTTTCTTCCGAAGAACAAATAGCGGCGGATAAATTGTTTTTGCAAGCTGATCTAGACATGGATGGATATGTCTCAGGTATTGAAATCAAAGATGTCTTCCTTCAAAGTGGACTTCCACAGATTGTATTGGCTGAtatatg GGGTCTTTGTGACACATGTCAAAGTGGAAAGTTAAATAAAGAACAGTTTGCTTTAGCTATGTGGCTTATTAAGCAGAAGCTTAGAGGTGTTGATCCGCCTGCAAGTTTGACTCCTGACATGATACCACCTTCTATGCGAAAACCATCTGATACTGTTGTG GAAAACAACAATATATCTGGTTATTCAAATCCGGAATTAGATATGATAAGTAAAGATATAGCAGAACTTGTGAGAGAAAGGCAGAGTATGGAACAAGATATAGCACAAAAAGAAGCAGATATCAAGATAAAACGAGGTGAAATTAAGAGCCTGCAGAGTGAATTAGATACACTTGCTGCTACTTTAAAACAACTCGAAAATCAGAAGGGCGAAGCGCAAAAGCGACTAAATGACTTGAAGGCTCAG AAGGCTGAAGTAGATAAAGATTTGAGTGAGGTCGAGCAGAAGATTCTTGAGGAACAAAAAAAG GTTGACAAATTGCGTCAACAAGCAGAGGAGCAAGAATCAGTGTTGCGCACTCAAGAAGAAGAACTGAATTTCAAACGCCAAGAACTAGAAGGCTTGCGACAAGAGGAACAACAGTTAGAACAGCAACAAAACAAAAGCAGGGACCAACTAAACGAACTCACTAAAAATTTGCAGGATACTCAGTTGCAAATTTGTCAAGCAAAAGCAAAAATCACTCATTTGCAAGAACAGCAACGTCAGATGAGTGATGCAATTGCACTTTATGACTCTGCACTTGCTGCAGGGGATGCCACTCTTGTACCTGATACTAGTCTGCAATTTAATCCTGAAATTGAAGATTTAGA GTATGAAACAACCCCAAGCAACGTGGATAACACAAAAGAACAGAGAGCAGATTCATTCTCTAATGCAAACGGAACAGCAACACTAGACGGATTTGAGGAAGATCCTTTTGCTTCAAATAAAGCTCAAGAAGCATTTAGCGCATCAACACCAGATCCATTTGGAAGTGCATTTCCATCTCAACCTGCGTct GGTGGATTCACATCAGATCCATTTAGTGCATTTAATAATAGTAATGTTACAAAGCAGGATCCTTTTGATCCATTCGGGGATGGAAAAAAGCCTGAAATTAAATCTACAACTGCAACAACA GCAACAAAAGATCCATTTGGGGATGATCCATTTGCGAATCTTCACGCTCCACCTCGTCCAGAAAGTCCTAGTCCTGCTCTTCCTCCTAAAAAAGCAAAGCAACCACCACCACGCCCAGCACCTCCGCGACCTTCTCAAGGACCTACTGGTCCTTTAAGAGCAGCACCAGCACCTCCTACTCCTTCTCCTACTCCAGATCCTTTTGCAAATTCTAATTCCGATCCTTTTTCTGCTCAACAAGGaattaatgataataataacagtGGTTTCACTTCATCTACTGGATTCGCTGATTTTGCAAATTTTGACTCCAAG CCGGAACCAACACTGAATCGAACGACACCACCCAGACCAACGAGCAGAGCACACACGATATCGATGGTAACTCCAAAGCTGCCGGACTTCACGGAAGATCCCTTTAGGGATTATCGATACGCAGATCCTTTTAACATAGCAGATCCCTTCGCCGATGATGCAGAAGACTTCAACGCGAACAAGAATAACGAAATGGGTAAGGTGGATCCATTTAGTTATGGAACGTCTTCGACACTTTCTCGCAAGAACTCTTTCACAAAAGGCTTTGACACTGACTTCTCCAACACTTTTCCTCTTGctaagaataaaattgaaaaggaCAATGCTAAATTCGATGCTGACTTCGTGAAAGCGTTCTCAGATGACAACAGAAATATAAAGGCTATCGAATCTGATGCTTTTCCTAATACTAAGACAAAGACAGTCGATATAGATGAAGCATTTTCAACAAAAAGTGAAAAGTCTGCTCGAAGACAGGTACAAGACTTATCGCAAAACAAATCTAAAAGTAGTTTCAATGATAAAAAGTCGAAAACCGATCTCGGCAAAAGTTGGAATGGCAACAATGCACCTTTAGCGCTAACTGAAGAGGAACAAGTTGTCTGGGCGTCTCAGCAAAGCTTGAAGTCTGAGGAAGAAAGACGTAGACGCAAACAACAGGAAGAAGTAGAATTAGCTCTCGCGCTTGAATTGAGTAAACAAGAAAAATCCGGCAAATTGTAG
- the Eps-15 gene encoding epidermal growth factor receptor pathway substrate 15 isoform X3, producing the protein MAALPSPTQVAGSHTVIYEAYYNQVDPNGYGRIGAMEAARFLKRSQLSDVLLSQIWDMADPQSRGSLDKSGLFVALKLCALAQAGRDLSMSNLSMELPPPKMGDIPIISQKNVVNSLPVITSVNNGDWSIKPSERAKYDQLFDSLQPTNGYIPGNKVKGVLMDSKLPFDTLGTIWDLADMDKDGMLDRHEFVVAMHLVYKALEKYAIPSVLPPELMPPGKRKDITIPVSKSPAPIGMTTVPPPIPPLPNVSTVKSMAGLDISKMNVQWVVSSEEQIAADKLFLQADLDMDGYVSGIEIKDVFLQSGLPQIVLADIWGLCDTCQSGKLNKEQFALAMWLIKQKLRGVDPPASLTPDMIPPSMRKPSDTVVENNNISGYSNPELDMISKDIAELVRERQSMEQDIAQKEADIKIKRGEIKSLQSELDTLAATLKQLENQKGEAQKRLNDLKAQVDKLRQQAEEQESVLRTQEEELNFKRQELEGLRQEEQQLEQQQNKSRDQLNELTKNLQDTQLQICQAKAKITHLQEQQRQMSDAIALYDSALAAGDATLVPDTSLQFNPEIEDLEYETTPSNVDNTKEQRADSFSNANGTATLDGFEEDPFASNKAQEAFSASTPDPFGSAFPSQPASGGFTSDPFSAFNNSNVTKQDPFDPFGDGKKPEIKSTTATTATKDPFGDDPFANLHAPPRPESPSPALPPKKAKQPPPRPAPPRPSQGPTGPLRAAPAPPTPSPTPDPFANSNSDPFSAQQGINDNNNSGFTSSTGFADFANFDSKPEPTLNRTTPPRPTSRAHTISMVTPKLPDFTEDPFRDYRYADPFNIADPFADDAEDFNANKNNEMGKVDPFSYGTSSTLSRKNSFTKGFDTDFSNTFPLAKNKIEKDNAKFDADFVKAFSDDNRNIKAIESDAFPNTKTKTVDIDEAFSTKSEKSARRQVQDLSQNKSKSSFNDKKSKTDLGKSWNGNNAPLALTEEEQVVWASQQSLKSEEERRRRKQQEEVELALALELSKQEKSGKL; encoded by the exons GTGGCTGGAAGCCATACTGTTATATATGAAGCCTATTATAATCAG GTTGATCCAAATGGGTATGGACGAATCGGTGCAATGGAAGCTGCGAGATTTCTTAAGAGATCCCAGCTGAGTGATGTACTCTTAAGTCAAATATGGGATATGGCAGATCCACAATCACGAGGATCCTTAGATAAATCTGGTCTTTTTGTTGCTTTGAAACTATGTGCATTGGCACAAGCAGGAAGAGATCTTAGTATGTCAAATTTAAGTATGGAATTGCCTCCTCCAAAGATG GGTGATATCCCTATAATATCTCAGAAAAATGTAGTTAATAGTTTACCAGTAATAACATCTGTCAATAATGGAGATTGGTCTATTAAACCTTCGGAGAGAGCAAAATATGATCAACTTTTTGATAGTTTGCAACCTACAAATGGATACATACCAGGGAATAAAGTTAAAGGTGTTCTTATGGATAGCAAACTTCCTTTTGATACCCTTGGAACGATTTGGGACCTTGCAGATATGGATAAGGATGGTATGCTGGATAGACATGAATTTGTTGTT GCAATGCATCTAGTATATAAAGCtttagagaaatatgcgataccaAGTGTACTTCCACCAGAATTAATGCCACCTGGTAAAAGAAAAGACATTACCATACCAGTATCGAAATCTCCTGCACCTATAGGAATGACAACAGTTCCACCACCTATACCACCTTTACCTAACGTGTCCACTGTGAAGAGTATGGCTGGTCTGGACATATCAAAG atgaacgTGCAGTGGGTAGTTTCTTCCGAAGAACAAATAGCGGCGGATAAATTGTTTTTGCAAGCTGATCTAGACATGGATGGATATGTCTCAGGTATTGAAATCAAAGATGTCTTCCTTCAAAGTGGACTTCCACAGATTGTATTGGCTGAtatatg GGGTCTTTGTGACACATGTCAAAGTGGAAAGTTAAATAAAGAACAGTTTGCTTTAGCTATGTGGCTTATTAAGCAGAAGCTTAGAGGTGTTGATCCGCCTGCAAGTTTGACTCCTGACATGATACCACCTTCTATGCGAAAACCATCTGATACTGTTGTG GAAAACAACAATATATCTGGTTATTCAAATCCGGAATTAGATATGATAAGTAAAGATATAGCAGAACTTGTGAGAGAAAGGCAGAGTATGGAACAAGATATAGCACAAAAAGAAGCAGATATCAAGATAAAACGAGGTGAAATTAAGAGCCTGCAGAGTGAATTAGATACACTTGCTGCTACTTTAAAACAACTCGAAAATCAGAAGGGCGAAGCGCAAAAGCGACTAAATGACTTGAAGGCTCAG GTTGACAAATTGCGTCAACAAGCAGAGGAGCAAGAATCAGTGTTGCGCACTCAAGAAGAAGAACTGAATTTCAAACGCCAAGAACTAGAAGGCTTGCGACAAGAGGAACAACAGTTAGAACAGCAACAAAACAAAAGCAGGGACCAACTAAACGAACTCACTAAAAATTTGCAGGATACTCAGTTGCAAATTTGTCAAGCAAAAGCAAAAATCACTCATTTGCAAGAACAGCAACGTCAGATGAGTGATGCAATTGCACTTTATGACTCTGCACTTGCTGCAGGGGATGCCACTCTTGTACCTGATACTAGTCTGCAATTTAATCCTGAAATTGAAGATTTAGA GTATGAAACAACCCCAAGCAACGTGGATAACACAAAAGAACAGAGAGCAGATTCATTCTCTAATGCAAACGGAACAGCAACACTAGACGGATTTGAGGAAGATCCTTTTGCTTCAAATAAAGCTCAAGAAGCATTTAGCGCATCAACACCAGATCCATTTGGAAGTGCATTTCCATCTCAACCTGCGTct GGTGGATTCACATCAGATCCATTTAGTGCATTTAATAATAGTAATGTTACAAAGCAGGATCCTTTTGATCCATTCGGGGATGGAAAAAAGCCTGAAATTAAATCTACAACTGCAACAACA GCAACAAAAGATCCATTTGGGGATGATCCATTTGCGAATCTTCACGCTCCACCTCGTCCAGAAAGTCCTAGTCCTGCTCTTCCTCCTAAAAAAGCAAAGCAACCACCACCACGCCCAGCACCTCCGCGACCTTCTCAAGGACCTACTGGTCCTTTAAGAGCAGCACCAGCACCTCCTACTCCTTCTCCTACTCCAGATCCTTTTGCAAATTCTAATTCCGATCCTTTTTCTGCTCAACAAGGaattaatgataataataacagtGGTTTCACTTCATCTACTGGATTCGCTGATTTTGCAAATTTTGACTCCAAG CCGGAACCAACACTGAATCGAACGACACCACCCAGACCAACGAGCAGAGCACACACGATATCGATGGTAACTCCAAAGCTGCCGGACTTCACGGAAGATCCCTTTAGGGATTATCGATACGCAGATCCTTTTAACATAGCAGATCCCTTCGCCGATGATGCAGAAGACTTCAACGCGAACAAGAATAACGAAATGGGTAAGGTGGATCCATTTAGTTATGGAACGTCTTCGACACTTTCTCGCAAGAACTCTTTCACAAAAGGCTTTGACACTGACTTCTCCAACACTTTTCCTCTTGctaagaataaaattgaaaaggaCAATGCTAAATTCGATGCTGACTTCGTGAAAGCGTTCTCAGATGACAACAGAAATATAAAGGCTATCGAATCTGATGCTTTTCCTAATACTAAGACAAAGACAGTCGATATAGATGAAGCATTTTCAACAAAAAGTGAAAAGTCTGCTCGAAGACAGGTACAAGACTTATCGCAAAACAAATCTAAAAGTAGTTTCAATGATAAAAAGTCGAAAACCGATCTCGGCAAAAGTTGGAATGGCAACAATGCACCTTTAGCGCTAACTGAAGAGGAACAAGTTGTCTGGGCGTCTCAGCAAAGCTTGAAGTCTGAGGAAGAAAGACGTAGACGCAAACAACAGGAAGAAGTAGAATTAGCTCTCGCGCTTGAATTGAGTAAACAAGAAAAATCCGGCAAATTGTAG